The Salvelinus namaycush isolate Seneca chromosome 11, SaNama_1.0, whole genome shotgun sequence DNA window ATGACATTGTTCAGTTAAGTCAGCTAGTAACCTTTTAGCCTTTTCTTTGTTGGTAACGTATCCAAGAGGTATGTATGATTGTGTGTGGGGCGCGAGACCCCTGGAGGGAGTCAAAATAATTACAAGAGGGAAATATGCTTATAATAAATAAGAATTAAGACCACTATTGAAAAATGCAATGTTGACACTGGTATGTTCACAATATTTGGctgtagaaaaatatatatactgaacaaaaatatcaacgcaacatgtgaagtgttggtcccatgtttcatgagctgaaataaaatatcccagaaatgttccatatacacaaaaagcttatttctctcaaattttgtgcacacatttgtttacatctctgctGGTGatcatttctcatttgccaagataatctatccacctaacaggtgtggcatatcaagaggctcattaaacagcatgatcattacacaggtgcaccttgtgctggggacagtaaaataCCAcacaatgtgcagttttgtcacacaacacaaagccacagatgtctcaagttttaatgGAGTGTACAATttgtatgctgactgcaggaatgctgACTGCAACTTTTTCTTTGATATTCCAAAAGCTTAGCATGCCTTTGCAGGGGGATTCTGAAAAGAAAAATCGGTGATTGAGCTGCCAGGCCACAATAATATCCTGCAGCTAGGAGAATGGTAATTCAATCATCCACAAATAGGTTAGCATAACTTGCATCAGTCATTGCATTTTGAACTTAACCCATTCTTGAAATATCGAAAAACTTCTTAGGAACATGGCAGGTTTTGTTAATTCAGTTATGAGGATGACTCAGGTCACATCAGCATCATTTGGCTTGGCCATTGACATGCATCTGTGGCATTATATGTTTTATATAATGAACACACTCTCCTTTTTCTCTTTCTAAGGTCCATCATGCAGATGCTGAGAGAGAAGAAGACTTTGTTAACGGAGATCCTGTCTGCGGAATCCAGCTACATCCTTCAGCATGTGCAGCAGGAGGAAATAGTGACTAATCGTGACTACAACAACCTAAACATCCCCAATCAGTCCGATGAGAAGACTGTCATCAACCTGCTGGATAAAGTGATGAATAAAGGAGACACAAAATGCTGTGAACTCGTGAACCTGCTGCAGAAACCACATATTATAAAAAACTACCCTAGACTGGAGGAAATATTCAACAACCACACAGAACCCAGTGACCACACCTTCAACCCAGCCCCAACAATCCCAATTCCCTGTACAGGTAccacacacactgactactagtactactagcTTTGCACCACGACTCTGTCATTGTTTACTGACACAACCACCAGACAGTACATATAACACACTGCATGACAAGACTAATTTACAGATCAGTCAACTGACACCAGTgctactgttctactgtattagATAGCTGGTATCAGGTATCTAACGGTGTTTTCTGTGTTTTGTAGATAATTCTGACCTGGAAACAGTGGTCACAGGTGGCGATGAGGTGAAAACCCCTCTATCTACATTTAAAGTGTTTATTAACTACATATATTACACCTGACAACTGATCATATAGTTCAGAGCAAATACACAAGTCAACAATATACAATAATACAGACACAAAACTTAACCTGTCTTCTCATTGCAGCACAACTCTCCTTCAACTTTCCTTTCCAATGAAGCCATTCAAGCCAAACATAATACTaggagaaaatatatttttttttacactgtcAGTTTGATGTGAAATATCTTTGTGTGTAAATGACCCCTGGTTTCCTCTGTTTCCAGGTCAGTCTGTATGAGATGACCAGTGTACCCCGTGGTCTCTGTTTGATCATCAACAACGAGATATTTGATAAACTGCGTGAAAGAACAGGATCAAACAAGGATGTTGGTATGTCAATGTTTTATCCTCAAAAACATCTCAAGTCTCATTTCTCTATTACAGCATCTGACCTGCTTGCCATTTTGCTGATTCAGTTGATTATCATGATGTGATGTGATAGAATGAGAATAGAGAGAAGTGAGAGGCCTGGTTGTTAAGTGTCTGTCTTCTCCTACAGAGGATCTGGCCAACATATTCAGTCGGATGAAGTTCAGGGTGGTGATGTGCAAGGACAAGACTGCAGTGGAGATTCCCATTGTGCTGAAGGTCTTCTCTGAGCTGAAGCAGTTATCTGACCTGCAACAGTGCGGTGTGAAGGAGTGGGTCAGCGGTCAGTTCACTGATCTAAAGGATCTTCCTAAGCATGGCGATGCCTTCGTCTGCTGCATTCTGAGTCACGGAGAAAAGGAGGGCGTCTGTGGCACAGATGGAACAGTCGTCCCCACCATTGATATCCTCTCACCTTTCAACGGCACAAACTGTAGCATCCTTGTTGAAAAGCCCAAACTGTTCTTCATCCAAGCCTGTCGAGGGAAAGACGTGCAGGGGGGTGTGCCGGTGAACAAGAAGCCTAAAGTTGAAGGGACGGACAGGGAACTGGACACAGACAACGGCCAAGTCCAAGACTACACACTTCCACTATACTCCGACTACCTGGTTTTCATGGCCAACGTAGAGCAGTATGTCTCTATCAGGAACGTGTACACGGGGTCCTGGTTCATCCAGTCTCTGTGTGGCCAGCTGGGAAAAGGCTGCACCGGGTAACATCAGCTTGAAATTCACTGCAGATCTTATTCATATCGTCTCTATGGAATGGTTGTGTTGACTTATtttatgttgtgtgtgtttgtctcctgTTTTCTACAGAGGGAAAGACATCCATGCGATCATCACCCTGGTCAATGCTGAAGTGAGCAAGATGGACGGCAAACTTCCTGTTAAGGATAAAGATGGGAAACGTATTGGCTATGAGAAGGTTAAGCAATCACCAGATTCCAGAAACACCCTGACCAAGACACTCATCTTTCCTGCTGAGGCCACGCATTCTTCCTGATGATCTCTTGATGTTACCCTTCATTATCAACCGTCCATATGCTCTTTCAAGTTCAGTTTTGATATGAAAGGTTGAATAGGCCATAATCATGACACTACCAACATTCCTGTGGTGGCATTCTTATTTTATTACTTTTACATGGTGGGAGAGGAGCCACCATCACTGCGGGTGTCTTTATTTGCCTGACTGCTACATGTATTTAATGTTGTTAAATTTGACAGGACTTGgacaaatatacattttatatTAATGATACAGAATTCCACCAGAGTATATTCCAAAAGTCCTGTGGCACTGCTGCAGCTCAACCAAGTGAACTAGGTGAGACTACATTGACCTTTTAACCAAACTATTAATTTGATATGTGAAGATACTCAGAATCAGCATTCTATGTAAAGTTTCATAGCAAGAACAACTGGTTATTGATATCTTGGCACACTGTTTCAGCTTtactttaaatatttttttatgcgATTTCATCTACTTTCTTTATTTGGGAATTTTTATACAATCATGTTTTCTTACATGCCTTTCCTGGCATCTTAAAATATGTTATACttcaaaataaatattttatattttatcaaCAGTTGGATTGCTGAAGTGTTTTTACCTCACGCTCCTCAGAATTAGAGTGACATCCTGTTGAATATAAAACGTGAAACATGGCTAATAGAAAAATAGACATCCATTTTACAGACCAGATCTCCAGAACCAGCGGTGGTAAAACACACATTTATAATAGTGCTGTTACACAGACAAAGTAAACATTCCTCAATTGTTACCATTTAATGGAAAAATACATTCATCTCATGAGCTTGAAACATCTTTTAGGAAAACACATTCCAACCAAGGTTACAACACACTCTCTGATGGGAGATGTGCCAAGGTACAGGAAGCTGTGGTAGGGTCTCAGAGTGACAGCTTACTTACATTAAATAAGCAGGCGAGAATTCACTGTTAAATCATAACAGCCTATCTGAAGTTTCTCAGTCCGGGTATGGAAGATGTTTCAGAGGTAGGGAAGGAAGAGTTTCTTGGTGAGGATGTGCTTGGGCTCGTTTGGAGTCTCCTGTCATCTGCTGACCTCAAGATTCACACACATCA harbors:
- the LOC120056102 gene encoding caspase-8-like isoform X1; this translates as MQMLREKKTLLTEILSAESSYILQHVQQEEIVTNRDYNNLNIPNQSDEKTVINLLDKVMNKGDTKCCELVNLLQKPHIIKNYPRLEEIFNNHTEPSDHTFNPAPTIPIPCTDNSDLETVVTGGDEVSLYEMTSVPRGLCLIINNEIFDKLRERTGSNKDVEDLANIFSRMKFRVVMCKDKTAVEIPIVLKVFSELKQLSDLQQCGVKEWVSGQFTDLKDLPKHGDAFVCCILSHGEKEGVCGTDGTVVPTIDILSPFNGTNCSILVEKPKLFFIQACRGKDVQGGVPVNKKPKVEGTDRELDTDNGQVQDYTLPLYSDYLVFMANVEQYVSIRNVYTGSWFIQSLCGQLGKGCTGGKDIHAIITLVNAEVSKMDGKLPVKDKDGKRIGYEKVKQSPDSRNTLTKTLIFPAEATHSS
- the LOC120056102 gene encoding caspase-8-like isoform X2 — protein: MQMLREKKTLLTEILSAESSYILQHVQQEEIVTNRDYNNLNIPNQSDEKTVINLLDKVMNKGDTKCCELVNLLQKPHIIKNYPRLEEIFNNHTEPSDHTFNPAPTIPIPCTDNSDLETVVTGGDEVSLYEMTSVPRGLCLIINNEIFDKLRERTGSNKDVEDLANIFSRMKFRVVMCKDKTAVEIPIVLKVFSELKQLSDLQQCGVKEWVSGQFTDLKDLPKHGDAFVCCILSHGEKEGVCGTDGTVVPTIDILSPFNGTNCSILVEKPKLFFIQACRGKDVQGGVPVNKKPKVEGTDRELDTDNGQVQDYTLPLYSDYLVFMANVEQGKDIHAIITLVNAEVSKMDGKLPVKDKDGKRIGYEKVKQSPDSRNTLTKTLIFPAEATHSS